The Nocardioides salarius genome includes a region encoding these proteins:
- a CDS encoding cytochrome c biogenesis CcdA family protein, translated as MSAATLAEGVQGLVFDGPLILAGLVAVAAGLLSFFSPCCLPLVPGYLSYVGGLAGQDVPFPADATRKDAETGERNRRGRAKTGAVLFVAGFAAVFTAYGALFGSLGALLFEHQETLIRILGALTILFGLVFSGVLWRLPWLNRTVRINRRPRTGLAGAPLVGALFGLGWTPCIGPTLAAVLTLATSSADPGRGAALSFAYSAGLGIPFILVAAGMQRFMGSVAWARRHARAVTAAGGAVLVLLGLLQVTGVWTALISRMQGLIAGWQPPI; from the coding sequence ATGTCGGCGGCGACGCTGGCTGAGGGCGTGCAGGGGCTCGTCTTCGACGGACCGTTGATCCTGGCTGGTCTCGTGGCGGTGGCGGCAGGACTCCTGTCCTTCTTCTCGCCGTGCTGCCTGCCGCTGGTGCCCGGCTACCTCTCCTACGTGGGCGGCCTCGCGGGTCAGGACGTGCCGTTCCCTGCCGACGCGACGCGAAAGGATGCCGAGACTGGTGAGAGGAACCGGCGAGGTCGCGCCAAGACCGGCGCGGTGCTGTTCGTGGCTGGCTTCGCCGCCGTGTTCACCGCGTACGGCGCCCTGTTCGGCTCGCTCGGGGCGCTGCTCTTCGAGCACCAGGAGACCTTGATCCGGATCCTCGGCGCGTTGACGATCCTGTTCGGACTGGTCTTCAGCGGGGTGTTGTGGCGGCTGCCATGGTTGAACCGAACGGTACGGATCAACCGTCGTCCGCGGACCGGTCTGGCCGGTGCACCGTTGGTCGGTGCGTTGTTCGGACTCGGGTGGACGCCCTGTATCGGGCCCACCCTGGCCGCCGTGCTCACCCTGGCGACCAGCAGTGCCGACCCAGGTCGCGGTGCTGCGCTCTCCTTCGCCTACAGCGCCGGGCTGGGCATCCCCTTCATCCTGGTCGCAGCCGGCATGCAACGTTTCATGGGCTCGGTGGCGTGGGCGCGCCGACATGCCCGCGCCGTCACCGCCGCCGGCGGCGCCGTGCTGGTGCTGCTCGGTCTGCTGCAGGTCACCGGGGTCTGGACCGCGCTCATCAGCCGGATGCAGGGCCTGATCGCGGGATGGCAGCCTCCGATCTAG
- a CDS encoding TVP38/TMEM64 family protein has translation MIRRIAALQLTSTPEAAARWRPWLLGILLLAATGVAVLVDLPSVDAVRDGIGDLGWAAPAAFVAAYAAGTLAPLPKNVLTAAAGLLFGFTQALALVWVAAVLGAAIAFALSRHLGQASFQNLGSARIARFDALVAERGLVVLLALRLVPVVPFTAINYLAGLTRMSWTSYLLGTALGIVPGTVAYVAVGAFGTDLGTWQSSLSLGALAVLSVAGFMALRRRDNGLGREDPPERS, from the coding sequence ATGATCCGGAGGATCGCGGCTCTCCAGCTGACGTCGACCCCCGAGGCCGCAGCTCGATGGCGGCCTTGGCTCCTAGGAATCTTGTTGCTGGCTGCGACGGGTGTCGCCGTGCTCGTGGACCTGCCGTCGGTGGACGCTGTCCGTGACGGCATCGGGGACCTCGGGTGGGCCGCGCCGGCAGCCTTCGTCGCGGCCTACGCCGCAGGAACGCTGGCGCCCTTGCCCAAGAACGTGCTGACGGCGGCCGCCGGTCTGCTGTTCGGCTTCACCCAGGCCCTGGCGCTGGTGTGGGTGGCCGCCGTGCTCGGCGCCGCGATCGCCTTCGCACTGTCCCGGCACCTGGGTCAGGCATCGTTCCAGAACCTCGGCTCAGCGCGCATCGCGCGGTTCGACGCGCTCGTTGCCGAGCGCGGGCTGGTCGTGCTCCTGGCGCTGCGCCTGGTCCCGGTCGTGCCGTTCACGGCCATCAACTACCTGGCCGGGCTCACCCGGATGTCGTGGACGAGCTACCTGCTCGGCACTGCACTCGGGATCGTGCCCGGCACCGTCGCCTACGTCGCGGTCGGCGCCTTCGGGACGGACCTCGGGACTTGGCAGTCCTCGCTGTCGCTGGGGGCGCTCGCCGTCCTCTCGGTGGCCGGCTTCATGGCCCTGCGCAGACGAGACAACGGTCTCGGACGAGAGGACCCGCCTGAGCGGAGCTGA
- a CDS encoding DUF2752 domain-containing protein, protein MRMRLYLAPTDRHRSVTWVAALGAAASLALLTFGLPPIDLHPPWHHLGLMDPLCGGTRSARLTMEGDLAEAWRYNPLGIAAVLAAFATLGRAALGVVSGRWVDVHVRSTRTATRTLWTLAASTFIALWVRQQLIADLLVQQT, encoded by the coding sequence ATGCGGATGCGCCTCTACCTCGCCCCGACGGATCGGCACCGTTCGGTGACCTGGGTCGCCGCGCTCGGCGCTGCCGCCAGCCTCGCACTGCTGACGTTCGGCCTACCGCCGATCGATCTCCACCCACCCTGGCACCACCTGGGACTGATGGACCCGCTGTGCGGGGGCACCCGATCCGCGCGGCTGACGATGGAGGGAGACCTCGCCGAGGCTTGGCGCTACAACCCCCTGGGCATCGCCGCGGTCCTCGCCGCCTTCGCGACCCTCGGCCGAGCAGCGCTGGGTGTGGTGAGCGGTCGGTGGGTCGACGTGCACGTCCGCTCGACGAGGACAGCGACGCGAACCCTCTGGACGCTCGCAGCCTCGACCTTCATCGCGCTCTGGGTCCGGCAGCAGCTCATCGCCGATCTGCTCGTCCAGCAGACCTGA
- a CDS encoding TlpA family protein disulfide reductase — MEQIAVADREPLPRLRGATLDGSEFDTAEHDGSVLVINVWGSWCPPCRAEAPGLRRVWEETRAEGVQFVGLNVRDTDDAAIAFERRYRLTYPSITTEQSGEALLALRAMLPPNAIPSTLVVDRDGDVAARVIGQATYRTLRALVDDVLEPTPGSSKEAPDVGGDAG; from the coding sequence GTGGAGCAGATCGCCGTGGCGGACCGTGAGCCACTGCCGCGGCTGCGCGGCGCAACGCTGGACGGGTCCGAGTTCGACACCGCGGAGCACGACGGGTCGGTGCTCGTCATCAACGTCTGGGGATCGTGGTGCCCACCCTGCCGTGCCGAAGCACCGGGGCTGCGACGGGTCTGGGAGGAGACTCGCGCCGAGGGCGTCCAGTTCGTGGGTCTGAACGTCCGGGACACCGACGACGCCGCGATCGCCTTCGAGCGCAGGTACCGGCTCACCTATCCCAGCATCACCACCGAGCAGTCGGGCGAGGCGTTGCTCGCACTGCGCGCCATGCTGCCCCCCAATGCGATCCCCAGCACGTTGGTGGTCGACCGTGACGGCGATGTCGCCGCCCGGGTCATCGGGCAGGCCACGTACCGCACCCTGCGTGCCCTGGTCGACGACGTGCTGGAGCCAACGCCCGGGTCGTCGAAGGAGGCACCGGATGTCGGCGGCGACGCTGGCTGA
- a CDS encoding heavy metal-responsive transcriptional regulator: MRIGDVAEAAGVPAQTIRFYERRGLLPQPERGPNGYRDYDESVLARLAFIRSGQAAGLTLVELGSVLDQRREGAVPCAHVQSLLLAKLDEIRARQRELVTMAEELEGLIARSERLDPADCTNTQVCHILASSG, encoded by the coding sequence ATGCGGATAGGGGACGTGGCTGAGGCTGCTGGTGTGCCGGCGCAGACCATCCGGTTCTACGAGCGCCGGGGCCTCCTGCCCCAGCCGGAACGGGGCCCCAACGGGTACCGGGACTACGACGAATCGGTCCTGGCCCGGCTGGCGTTCATCCGTTCGGGACAGGCTGCCGGGCTCACCCTGGTCGAGCTGGGCAGCGTCCTCGACCAGCGCAGGGAGGGCGCCGTCCCGTGCGCCCACGTCCAGTCGTTGCTCCTGGCCAAGCTGGACGAGATCAGGGCCCGGCAGCGCGAGCTCGTCACGATGGCGGAAGAGCTGGAGGGCCTGATCGCGCGCAGCGAGCGCCTCGACCCTGCGGACTGCACCAACACCCAGGTCTGCCACATCCTCGCGTCCAGCGGCTGA
- a CDS encoding F510_1955 family glycosylhydrolase yields the protein MPRTVSAEPQAEQSSRGSTASARWWLTIAVVAALLAAAGWWALRATDTSDQAGGVLEHVHGLGVEPSTGALHVGSHYGLFRVDEDAGALAGPISDRVQDFMGFTVAGPDHFLASGHPGKGQDGPSSLGLIESTDGGQSWTNRSLAGQADFHALEYRHGLVYGADAATGGFMVSDDMETWETRSTGVVFDFAVSPTDPDTVIATTAEGPALSTDGGRSFALLENAPLLMLVSWDTQGTVTGLDPVGTAYTSKDATTFVRAGSLGAQPEALHTDDDGHVYASVEGRLWRSTDGARTFDRYPSR from the coding sequence ATGCCCCGCACCGTCAGCGCTGAACCTCAGGCCGAGCAGTCCTCCCGAGGCAGCACGGCGTCAGCGCGATGGTGGTTGACGATCGCCGTCGTGGCCGCGCTGCTCGCTGCCGCCGGTTGGTGGGCGCTCCGAGCGACAGACACCTCGGACCAGGCTGGCGGCGTGCTCGAGCACGTGCACGGTCTCGGTGTCGAGCCCAGCACCGGAGCCCTGCACGTGGGCAGCCACTACGGGCTGTTCCGGGTCGATGAGGACGCCGGTGCGCTGGCCGGTCCGATCAGCGACCGGGTACAGGACTTCATGGGCTTCACGGTCGCGGGCCCGGACCACTTCCTCGCATCGGGCCACCCCGGGAAAGGACAGGACGGTCCGAGCTCGTTGGGCCTCATCGAGTCCACCGACGGGGGGCAGAGCTGGACCAACCGGTCGTTGGCAGGTCAGGCGGACTTCCACGCGCTGGAATACCGCCATGGCCTGGTCTACGGAGCGGACGCAGCGACCGGCGGCTTCATGGTCTCCGATGACATGGAGACATGGGAGACCCGGTCCACCGGGGTGGTGTTCGACTTCGCGGTCAGCCCGACCGACCCTGACACCGTGATCGCCACCACCGCGGAAGGACCGGCGCTGAGCACCGATGGCGGTCGCTCCTTCGCCCTGCTCGAGAACGCTCCGCTTCTCATGCTGGTCAGCTGGGACACCCAGGGAACGGTGACCGGCCTGGACCCGGTCGGCACCGCCTACACCAGCAAGGACGCGACGACCTTCGTCAGGGCCGGCTCGCTCGGCGCCCAGCCCGAGGCACTTCATACCGACGACGACGGGCACGTCTACGCCTCAGTGGAGGGTCGTCTGTGGCGCTCCACCGACGGCGCGCGGACCTTCGACCGATACCCGTCGAGATGA
- a CDS encoding copper resistance CopC family protein, which produces MIRTVHRRNWRGRTIRLAVVAFLGVVAMLVAASPASAHPVLLFSDPALDGAVPDSPGSVNLVFNEPVVSTDRAVAITDSSGSAVPTSPPRTEKGGTVLTASVTQKLEPGIYQVQWEATGVDGHGARGEYRFAVGTVITGDQTASTSQPTDWSAAGLRWLLLAGFAVAFGGLVGERITSRAGRRTPGCPACAPGPNWAPSSVFSPPQRPQPGWH; this is translated from the coding sequence ATGATCAGGACCGTCCACCGACGGAACTGGCGAGGCCGCACGATCCGGCTGGCCGTGGTCGCGTTCCTCGGCGTGGTCGCGATGCTGGTCGCCGCTTCGCCCGCCAGCGCACATCCGGTCCTGCTCTTCAGCGATCCGGCGTTGGATGGAGCCGTTCCCGACTCTCCGGGATCGGTCAACCTGGTCTTCAACGAGCCGGTGGTCTCCACGGACCGAGCCGTGGCCATCACCGACAGCAGTGGTTCGGCTGTTCCGACCTCGCCGCCGAGGACCGAGAAGGGTGGCACGGTCCTCACCGCATCCGTGACCCAGAAGCTCGAGCCGGGCATCTACCAGGTCCAGTGGGAGGCCACCGGGGTGGACGGGCACGGCGCGAGAGGTGAGTACCGCTTCGCGGTGGGCACCGTGATCACCGGCGACCAGACAGCCAGCACCAGCCAACCCACGGACTGGTCCGCGGCTGGCCTCAGGTGGCTGCTGCTGGCAGGTTTCGCCGTGGCCTTCGGAGGGCTCGTGGGCGAACGCATCACGTCCCGGGCCGGCCGGCGGACGCCGGGTTGCCCAGCGTGTGCTCCTGGGCCCAACTGGGCGCCCTCCTCGGTCTTTTCGCCGCCACAGCGGCCGCAGCCCGGCTGGCACTGA
- the ccsB gene encoding c-type cytochrome biogenesis protein CcsB encodes MTTDLLARLSDGLVYSTIAVLALALLAHAASTALRSLPTRHPGASSTLSVSARGRTAGASRAAEAAGATGSTRERDATDTRAGEGPALVVGASAVSLTVLGTLLLVAGVIVRGLAAGRAPWGNMFEFLLVLSLAAGGAYVALVRRRAVREAGVWIVALMLLALGLAVTSFYTPVDDLVPVLDSYWLVIHVAAAIVSGGVFTIGAITAALGILRRRWEARPVTERSQRYVAALPTASSLDRASHAVHVFAFPVWTFAVIAGAIWAENAWGRYWGWDPKETWAFITWVFYAAYLHAQSTAGLRGSRASWFALAGYVAFLFNFFGVNLWISGLHSYAGV; translated from the coding sequence ATGACCACCGACCTCCTCGCCCGCCTCTCGGACGGACTCGTCTACTCCACCATCGCCGTCCTGGCGCTCGCTTTGCTCGCCCACGCGGCGTCCACCGCCCTGAGGTCGCTGCCCACCCGGCATCCCGGCGCGTCGTCGACGCTCAGCGTCTCCGCCCGGGGTCGGACAGCAGGCGCTTCCCGCGCTGCCGAGGCCGCAGGAGCCACGGGGTCCACCAGGGAGCGCGACGCCACGGACACCCGGGCAGGCGAAGGACCCGCCCTCGTGGTGGGCGCCTCCGCAGTGAGTCTCACCGTGCTCGGGACGCTGTTGCTCGTCGCCGGCGTCATCGTGCGTGGGTTGGCCGCCGGCCGTGCGCCCTGGGGGAACATGTTCGAGTTCCTCCTGGTGCTCTCGCTCGCCGCCGGGGGTGCCTACGTCGCGCTCGTGCGACGTCGCGCCGTCCGGGAGGCGGGGGTCTGGATCGTCGCCCTCATGCTGTTGGCGCTCGGCCTGGCTGTCACGAGCTTCTACACGCCCGTCGACGACCTGGTCCCGGTGCTCGACTCGTACTGGCTCGTCATCCACGTGGCCGCTGCCATCGTCTCCGGCGGGGTCTTCACCATCGGCGCCATCACCGCCGCCCTCGGCATCCTGCGGAGGCGGTGGGAGGCCCGACCCGTCACCGAGCGGTCACAGCGCTACGTCGCCGCACTGCCGACCGCATCCTCGTTGGACCGGGCCAGCCACGCCGTCCACGTCTTCGCCTTCCCCGTCTGGACGTTCGCCGTGATCGCCGGGGCGATCTGGGCCGAGAACGCATGGGGCCGCTACTGGGGCTGGGACCCGAAGGAGACCTGGGCCTTCATCACCTGGGTCTTCTACGCCGCCTACCTGCACGCCCAGAGCACCGCAGGACTGCGAGGCTCGCGCGCCTCCTGGTTCGCCCTGGCGGGCTACGTCGCATTCCTGTTCAACTTCTTCGGCGTCAACCTGTGGATCTCCGGCCTCCACTCCTACGCCGGAGTCTGA
- the resB gene encoding cytochrome c biogenesis protein ResB: MRTAVILLTLLALAAVPGSLLPQRGVASDPAAVPQFYAENPDISPWLDRVGLFGVYASPWFAAIYLLLLVSMTGCVLPRCAKLWRDFRSEPTKAPTRLDHLEDHRRDVFVGRRDHGETSTSRVDALELVESALRRRRFRVRVADGAVSAEKGHVREAGNLLFHLSLLVLLFGIAGGRLYGYEARVAVVAGESFTNVASQYDDFSPSVWTDVNALEPFSFRLESFEADFETSGARRGEPRSFDARLRVESGEDSWTAHVRPNQPLEINGTKMFLTGHGYAPVVTVRDGTGATAYSGPVIFLPADNNLTSDGVIKAPDARPAQLGLEGLFLPTAADIGDGAFSAYPDLVNPRLLLTVWTGDLGLDDGLAQSVYTLDKSRLQQVMRPGSDQPFGPQLAPGQTVRLPDDLGTVTFDGVRRFANFQVARDPGKELSLLAALMLLGGLTTSLIVRRRRVYVRVHDDAGTVVVQYAGQSATRRGLPHGEIDSIADDVRHELDRHRQPHRKDAP; the protein is encoded by the coding sequence ATGCGCACGGCAGTGATCCTGCTGACCCTGCTGGCCCTGGCCGCGGTGCCGGGCAGCCTGTTGCCCCAGCGGGGCGTGGCGAGCGACCCCGCCGCGGTGCCGCAGTTCTACGCCGAGAACCCTGACATCTCCCCCTGGCTGGACCGCGTGGGACTCTTCGGCGTCTACGCCTCACCATGGTTCGCTGCGATCTACCTGCTGCTCCTCGTGTCGATGACCGGTTGCGTGCTCCCGAGGTGCGCCAAGCTCTGGCGCGACTTCCGTAGCGAACCGACGAAGGCTCCCACCCGGCTGGATCACCTGGAAGATCACCGCCGAGACGTCTTCGTCGGCAGGCGTGATCACGGAGAGACATCGACGTCCCGGGTGGACGCGCTCGAGCTGGTCGAGTCGGCGCTGCGGCGGCGTCGCTTCCGGGTCCGAGTGGCTGACGGAGCAGTGAGCGCCGAGAAGGGGCACGTCCGCGAGGCCGGCAACCTGCTCTTCCACCTGTCGTTGCTGGTGCTGCTGTTCGGGATCGCCGGAGGCAGGCTGTACGGCTACGAGGCGCGAGTCGCGGTCGTGGCGGGCGAGTCGTTCACCAACGTCGCCTCCCAGTACGACGACTTCAGCCCGTCGGTCTGGACCGACGTCAATGCGCTCGAACCCTTCAGCTTCCGATTGGAGTCCTTCGAAGCTGACTTCGAGACCTCCGGAGCCCGCCGCGGTGAGCCTCGATCCTTCGATGCGCGCCTCCGGGTCGAGTCCGGCGAGGACTCGTGGACGGCGCACGTACGTCCCAACCAGCCCCTCGAGATCAACGGCACCAAGATGTTCCTCACCGGGCACGGCTACGCGCCCGTCGTGACGGTGCGCGACGGCACCGGCGCCACCGCGTACTCCGGCCCGGTCATCTTCCTCCCCGCCGACAACAACCTCACCTCCGACGGCGTCATCAAGGCACCGGATGCCCGCCCTGCCCAGCTCGGGCTCGAGGGGCTCTTCCTACCCACTGCGGCCGACATCGGCGACGGCGCCTTCTCGGCCTACCCCGACCTCGTCAACCCCCGGCTGCTGCTCACGGTCTGGACCGGGGACCTCGGGCTCGACGACGGGTTGGCCCAGTCCGTGTACACCCTCGACAAGTCGCGGCTCCAGCAGGTCATGCGACCAGGCTCCGATCAGCCCTTCGGTCCCCAGCTCGCCCCCGGCCAGACGGTGCGACTCCCCGACGACCTGGGCACCGTGACCTTCGACGGAGTCCGCCGGTTCGCCAACTTCCAGGTCGCCCGCGACCCCGGCAAGGAGCTGTCGTTGCTGGCGGCGCTCATGCTGCTGGGCGGACTGACCACCTCGCTGATCGTGCGCCGCCGCCGCGTCTACGTGCGAGTCCACGACGACGCCGGGACGGTCGTGGTCCAGTACGCCGGCCAGTCCGCGACTCGACGTGGACTGCCGCACGGCGAGATCGACTCGATCGCCGACGACGTACGCCACGAGCTCGACCGCCACCGGCAGCCCCACCGGAAGGATGCACCATGA
- a CDS encoding CopD family protein gives MLAHALGFGVALLLLALRRPSYALLPLLVVALAEGVGSHSEIELPVVGGLLTAVHLVAAGIWVGALLHVARAAVKWRATRAAVQWALLRYAKIATISFVVIVVTGLTMALLLVPLPALTGTGYGRALLVKLAAVVAVVGMALAARRALRSERLGRATRTARFEAVTLVVVLGATSVLVSTPTPGAFSAPPPPPPTGVAVPAGGLAGQVGVNLVASEGQVVVRLTTPSDGNEYDVSEAPDYTLSAQLQSATGTQEPVEFRACGEGCFVAALDWADGDNVLNLRATASGWRGGNVAALVPWPAEPAEDLLERTLRVLDDFDQVTIYEAVTSDGEAGLPQPSPATLSMAEFLEGEPYSAGVAPIAARSTADSGATKLLMGFPSAGTYVEVTLDGLGRISQEVLAAPSHSISRRFFYKDD, from the coding sequence GTGCTGGCCCATGCACTGGGCTTCGGGGTCGCTCTCCTGCTCCTCGCACTGCGGCGGCCTTCGTATGCGCTGCTTCCGCTCCTCGTCGTTGCTCTCGCCGAGGGCGTCGGCTCGCACAGCGAGATCGAGCTCCCTGTGGTCGGCGGTTTGCTGACCGCCGTCCACCTGGTTGCAGCCGGAATCTGGGTCGGGGCACTGCTGCACGTAGCACGAGCTGCTGTGAAGTGGCGGGCCACCAGAGCGGCGGTCCAGTGGGCGTTGCTCCGGTATGCGAAGATCGCCACGATCTCGTTCGTGGTGATCGTCGTGACCGGCTTGACCATGGCACTGCTGCTGGTGCCGCTGCCTGCACTGACCGGCACAGGCTACGGACGCGCGCTGCTGGTCAAACTCGCGGCTGTGGTCGCCGTGGTCGGAATGGCGCTGGCGGCACGGCGGGCCCTGCGGTCCGAGCGGCTGGGTCGCGCGACCCGGACGGCACGGTTCGAGGCCGTCACGCTCGTCGTCGTGCTGGGCGCCACGTCCGTCCTCGTCTCCACGCCCACACCGGGCGCCTTCAGCGCCCCTCCTCCCCCGCCACCCACCGGAGTCGCCGTTCCCGCCGGCGGCCTGGCCGGTCAGGTCGGCGTGAACCTGGTCGCGAGCGAGGGCCAGGTGGTCGTCCGGCTGACCACTCCCAGCGACGGCAACGAGTACGACGTCAGCGAAGCCCCGGACTACACACTGTCCGCGCAGCTGCAGTCTGCGACCGGGACGCAGGAGCCCGTGGAGTTCCGGGCCTGCGGCGAGGGCTGCTTCGTCGCCGCCCTCGACTGGGCCGACGGCGACAACGTCCTGAATCTTCGTGCGACCGCGTCGGGGTGGCGCGGTGGCAATGTCGCAGCCCTGGTCCCGTGGCCGGCGGAGCCCGCCGAGGACCTGCTGGAGCGCACGCTCCGGGTGCTTGACGACTTCGACCAGGTCACCATCTACGAGGCGGTGACCAGCGACGGCGAGGCAGGGCTGCCGCAACCGAGCCCCGCGACCCTCAGCATGGCTGAGTTCCTCGAAGGCGAGCCGTACAGCGCGGGCGTGGCGCCGATCGCAGCCAGGAGCACCGCCGACTCCGGCGCCACCAAGCTGCTGATGGGCTTTCCCTCCGCTGGGACCTACGTCGAGGTCACGCTCGATGGTCTCGGACGCATCAGCCAGGAGGTCCTGGCGGCCCCGAGCCATTCCATCAGCAGGAGGTTCTTCTACAAGGACGACTGA
- a CDS encoding copper resistance CopC family protein, which translates to MGRYVATTVLLGLLVPTAAFAHDEVVGTSPRNGEEVAALPEEVRIDLGERPRSGSGSVTGPNGQELRRGEVEIDARTLVIPVRSAARRGIYEIEFRAVSRDGHPVVGSLSFALVRQRTASPSPSGEQPLDPLENQERTDSNDAGGDDAASTVSWIGLVVAAGAAIAGVVIAGARSRRSTR; encoded by the coding sequence ATGGGTCGGTACGTCGCGACGACGGTCTTGCTCGGGCTGCTCGTGCCGACGGCCGCGTTCGCCCACGACGAGGTGGTCGGAACTTCGCCGCGCAACGGCGAGGAGGTCGCGGCGTTGCCCGAGGAGGTGCGCATCGACCTCGGCGAGCGGCCGCGATCCGGCTCGGGCTCGGTCACCGGACCGAACGGCCAGGAGCTTCGTCGCGGAGAGGTGGAGATCGACGCTAGGACGCTCGTGATCCCCGTGCGGTCGGCCGCCCGGCGGGGCATCTACGAGATCGAATTCCGAGCCGTCTCGCGCGACGGCCACCCCGTCGTGGGCTCCCTCAGCTTTGCACTGGTCCGGCAGCGCACCGCGTCGCCCAGCCCCAGCGGTGAGCAGCCTCTCGATCCACTAGAGAACCAGGAGCGCACGGACTCCAATGACGCCGGTGGCGACGACGCGGCGTCCACCGTGTCCTGGATCGGGCTGGTAGTGGCAGCTGGCGCGGCGATCGCCGGAGTGGTCATTGCTGGAGCGCGGTCTCGCAGATCGACGCGGTGA
- a CDS encoding M56 family metallopeptidase — protein MIADVALVVVAVLAATLGPRLLQRSTSIERSPWVGIVLWQSLSVSAVAAVVLTGAALALPAVPLSNDLAALLSACGAALRAQYETPGGAAASATGAVLAVSVLGRVIYCLAAEVALARSQRARLRRSLLILAQTDPCTGALVLEHDAPVAYCVPGHGGRVVMTSAALDTLRPDELEAVMAHERAHLVARHHLVLAVSRALARAFPGVPVFRDAHVALTRLVEMHADDVAASCNERLSIATAVVRMAESKAPAAALGAGGPTSVARVRRLLAPADPLRASGVAAALVIAAVLVLAPLGILAAPAVVAATADLCPIDFPTDTV, from the coding sequence GTGATCGCCGACGTCGCGCTGGTCGTCGTGGCAGTTCTCGCCGCGACGCTGGGGCCGAGGTTGTTGCAGCGCTCCACCTCGATCGAACGATCGCCCTGGGTGGGCATCGTCCTGTGGCAGAGCCTGAGCGTGTCAGCCGTCGCGGCTGTCGTGCTGACCGGGGCGGCACTCGCGTTGCCCGCAGTGCCCCTCAGCAACGACCTGGCCGCGCTGCTCTCGGCATGCGGTGCGGCGTTGCGCGCACAGTACGAGACTCCTGGTGGTGCGGCAGCCAGCGCGACGGGCGCCGTCCTTGCCGTGAGCGTGCTGGGGAGGGTCATCTACTGCCTGGCGGCGGAGGTCGCCCTGGCGCGCAGCCAGCGGGCTCGGCTGCGGCGGTCGCTGCTCATCCTCGCCCAGACCGACCCGTGCACCGGCGCCCTCGTGCTCGAGCACGACGCCCCGGTGGCGTACTGCGTGCCCGGCCACGGCGGTCGCGTCGTGATGACCAGCGCAGCACTCGACACGTTGCGGCCCGACGAGCTCGAGGCAGTCATGGCGCACGAGCGCGCTCACCTGGTCGCGCGTCACCATCTGGTGCTCGCCGTCTCGAGAGCGCTGGCGAGAGCGTTCCCGGGGGTGCCGGTGTTCCGCGATGCTCATGTGGCCCTGACGCGGCTGGTCGAGATGCACGCCGACGACGTGGCTGCCAGCTGCAACGAGCGCCTCAGCATTGCCACGGCCGTGGTCCGCATGGCGGAGTCGAAGGCGCCCGCCGCCGCGCTCGGTGCCGGCGGTCCGACATCCGTGGCCCGAGTACGACGCCTGCTCGCGCCCGCAGACCCGCTGCGGGCCAGCGGCGTGGCGGCGGCGCTGGTCATCGCCGCTGTGCTGGTTCTCGCGCCTCTGGGCATCCTCGCCGCACCCGCCGTGGTTGCTGCGACCGCCGACCTGTGCCCCATCGACTTCCCCACCGACACCGTCTGA
- a CDS encoding TlpA family protein disulfide reductase gives MRVLPDLSLRCLTSQEEVRLRDLGGRAMVVNLWATWCGPCRAEMPMLQAAHDDLGGQVAFLGVGTKDPSTVAGPFLEEVGVRYPQVVDPAAELLRATQVPGLPVTLFLAPDGEIVDQHIGRLDRDTLDELVAKILEDAASRH, from the coding sequence GTGCGCGTCCTTCCCGACCTGAGCCTGCGCTGCCTGACCTCACAGGAGGAGGTGCGGTTGCGCGACCTCGGGGGCAGGGCGATGGTGGTGAACCTGTGGGCAACCTGGTGCGGGCCCTGCCGAGCGGAGATGCCGATGCTGCAGGCTGCTCACGACGACCTCGGCGGGCAGGTCGCATTCCTCGGGGTCGGCACCAAGGATCCGTCCACTGTTGCGGGTCCGTTCCTGGAGGAGGTGGGGGTGCGCTACCCGCAGGTCGTCGACCCTGCCGCCGAGCTGCTGCGCGCGACCCAGGTACCGGGGTTGCCGGTGACCCTGTTCCTCGCGCCGGATGGTGAGATCGTCGACCAGCACATCGGACGCCTCGACCGTGACACGCTCGACGAGCTGGTCGCCAAGATCCTGGAGGACGCTGCGAGCAGGCATTGA